From a single Miscanthus floridulus cultivar M001 chromosome 8, ASM1932011v1, whole genome shotgun sequence genomic region:
- the LOC136473306 gene encoding THO complex subunit 4D-like isoform X1, producing the protein MSYYERRGGDRGSGRIQGSGGRGGHVLRGRSGLPPRGPLGVNSRPSARTIAKSFSRTKDMTWRPDLFSDSMAASGIETGTKLYISNLDYGVSNEDIKELFSEVGHLKRFAVHYDGYGRPNGTAEVVFTRRSDAIAALKRYNNVLLDGKAMKIEVIGSDLGLPMTPRINVVGASNGRATRTVVMTPEFSQRGRGSSSRPLSNPSNRFNNRGGFQAGRGRGQFQARGRGRGQFQSRGRGRGQFQGRGRGRKPEKTADELDKDLASYHAEAMKTD; encoded by the exons ATGTCATATTACGAAAGAAGGGGTGGAGATAGGGGTAGTGGCCGTATTCAAGGAAGTGGTGGGCGAGGTGGACATGTCCTGCGTGGAAGATCAGGATTGCCTCCCCGTGGACCTCTTGGGGTTAACTCCCGTCCATCTGCACGCACTATTGCTAAG TCATTTAGCAGAACCAAAGACATGACCTGGAGACCTGATCTATTTAGTGATAGCATGGCGGCTAGTGGGATAGAAACTGGTACAAAATTGTACATTTCAAACTTGGACTATGGGGTTTCTAATGAGGATATAAAG GAGCTGTTTTCAGAAGTTGGCCATTTGAAACGATTTGCTGTTCACTATGATGGCTATGGCCGCCCAAAT GGCACTGCAGAGGTGGTGTTTACACGGAGGAGCGATGCAATTGCTGCACTGAAGCGTTATAATAATGTTCTACTTGATGGAAAAGCTATGAAGATAGAAGTCATTGGAAGTGACTTAGGCTTGCCTATGACACCCCGTATAAATGTTGTTGGGGCTTCTAATGGCAGAGCTACAAGAACAGTTGTTATGAC GCCTGAGTTTAGTCAACGTGGCAGAGGTTCAAGCAGTAGACCTCTAAG TAATCCCAGCAACAGGTTTAACAACCGTGGTGGTTTCCAAGCTGGTCGAGGCCGTGGCCAGTTCCAGGCCCGTGGCAGGGGCCGTGGCCAGTTCCAGAGCCGGGGCAGGGGTCGTGGTCAGTTCCAGGGCCGCGGAAGAGGGAGGAAGCCTGAGAAGACTGCAGATGAGCTGGACAAAGACCTGGCAAGCTATCACGCGGAGGCCATGAAAACCGATTGA
- the LOC136473306 gene encoding THO complex subunit 4D-like isoform X2, translating into MELQCAPYSTVLDLFHTPREVLLGRLHNKCSKPFVSWTSVILSFSRTKDMTWRPDLFSDSMAASGIETGTKLYISNLDYGVSNEDIKELFSEVGHLKRFAVHYDGYGRPNGTAEVVFTRRSDAIAALKRYNNVLLDGKAMKIEVIGSDLGLPMTPRINVVGASNGRATRTVVMTPEFSQRGRGSSSRPLSNPSNRFNNRGGFQAGRGRGQFQARGRGRGQFQSRGRGRGQFQGRGRGRKPEKTADELDKDLASYHAEAMKTD; encoded by the exons ATGGAACTGCAATGTGCCCCTTATTCGACAGTTCTGGATTTGTTCCATACTCCCAGGGAAGTTCTTCTAGGCAGATTACATAACAAGTGCTCTAAGCCATTTGTCTCCTGGACTTCTGTGATATTG TCATTTAGCAGAACCAAAGACATGACCTGGAGACCTGATCTATTTAGTGATAGCATGGCGGCTAGTGGGATAGAAACTGGTACAAAATTGTACATTTCAAACTTGGACTATGGGGTTTCTAATGAGGATATAAAG GAGCTGTTTTCAGAAGTTGGCCATTTGAAACGATTTGCTGTTCACTATGATGGCTATGGCCGCCCAAAT GGCACTGCAGAGGTGGTGTTTACACGGAGGAGCGATGCAATTGCTGCACTGAAGCGTTATAATAATGTTCTACTTGATGGAAAAGCTATGAAGATAGAAGTCATTGGAAGTGACTTAGGCTTGCCTATGACACCCCGTATAAATGTTGTTGGGGCTTCTAATGGCAGAGCTACAAGAACAGTTGTTATGAC GCCTGAGTTTAGTCAACGTGGCAGAGGTTCAAGCAGTAGACCTCTAAG TAATCCCAGCAACAGGTTTAACAACCGTGGTGGTTTCCAAGCTGGTCGAGGCCGTGGCCAGTTCCAGGCCCGTGGCAGGGGCCGTGGCCAGTTCCAGAGCCGGGGCAGGGGTCGTGGTCAGTTCCAGGGCCGCGGAAGAGGGAGGAAGCCTGAGAAGACTGCAGATGAGCTGGACAAAGACCTGGCAAGCTATCACGCGGAGGCCATGAAAACCGATTGA